From the Triticum urartu cultivar G1812 chromosome 4, Tu2.1, whole genome shotgun sequence genome, the window aatgacccggcggagatcatcatcatcgggcacatcgtctggttcctctttatcttcagcagcttcacccgtggcagcatcattgggcacatcgtctggttcctcttgatattcaccagctccccccgttgcagcatcaccgtattcaggggcacatagttgtcatcgtactcttcttcttcgccgtcttccatcataacccctatttctccgtgcctcgtccaaacattatagtgtggcatgaaacccttgtaaagcaggtgggagtgaaggattttccagttagagtaagacctcgtattcccacattcagtgcatggacaacacataaaaccattctgcttgtttgcctcagccgcatcgagaaactcatgcacgcccttaatgtactcgcgggtgcgtctgtcaccgtacatccattgccgattcatctgcgtgcattatatataattaagtgtccaaattaatagaagttcatcatcacattaaaaccaaagtgcatacatagttctcatctaacaacatatagctctccagagcatctaattaattaaaccatacattgaaactatgtaaaacatttcaatgcgaaaacaaatgcgatcataatcgcaaccaaggtaacaattgatccaacggcataatgataccaagcctcggtatgaatggcatattttctaatctttctaatcttcaagcgcattgcatccatcttgatcttgtgatcatcgacgacatccgcaacatgcaactccaatatcatcttttcctcctcaattttttttattttttccttcaacaaattgttttcttcttcaactaaatttaacctctcgacaatatggtcggttggcatttccgattcacatacatcctagataaataaaatctatgtcacgttggtcggcataattttcataaacaataaatgaaccaatagttatgaagataatatacataccaaattcgaatcatagacaggacgagggccgacgggggcggataccaaaaccatcgcactatataagatgcaataataaatgtaagaaaatgatacaagtatctatctaaacagacaagtaagaatatttttcctttcagaaagaagataagaacaagaggctcaccacggtggtgtcggtgatgagatcagcgcgggtgatcgacggcggtgaagacggggacggggcgtgacggaccgctaaatctagacaaatctcgaggaaaatggagcttggaggtcgagcttcgagaggagaaagtttaagtagtgtggctcgggcattccatcgaacacctcatgtgcacaggaggtgagctagagcaccacaaacccctcccctcgccggccaaagaaaaacagagcactagagtgctctgctcgcgggcgagggtatatataggcacctcattggtcccggtttgtggcaagaaccgggactaaaggggagcctttggtcccggttcaggccaccaaccgggaccaatggtggtgggccaggagcgaggcccattggtcccggttcgtcccaccaaccgggactaaaaggtccagacgaaccgggaccaatggcccacgtggtacggccggccccctgggctcacgaaccgggaccaatgcccacattagtcccggatctacactgaaccgggactaatgggctgagccggcctggaccatagccctgttttctactagtgtctaTTCCCCGCATTACGTGGCGCTCAATGAGTAAACACGCACCCTCCTCCCCTGTGTGGTTTGGGCCGACCCAAATGTTCACGAAATTTGAAATTTGTTTCCAAATTTTGAAAattgttcatgaattttaaaaaatgttcccagatttaaaaaaagttcacgaaataaaaaaaatgttgcaaatttaaagaaaatgttcatgaatttgttCTCCACTTGAAGCAACGCCCTCGCGTCATCAGGCCAACTGAATGTCCAATTAAAGTAGAGCCCCCGCGTCAGGGGGTACGCGTTACCTCCCTATTACCCCGACCCATGCCGCGCTAAATAGGATCCGCTCCACCATACATGGGCGGAGGAAGGGGGTGCCCAACCAGGCAGACCCAAAGAATCTGAATTGCTTGTTGAAAGTAGGTGAACAGTATTTTTAATCTAGATAAGAAGTTCATCTCCAGATAAATAGATGGCAGCGCGCGCTAGATTTGGTGCACCGCTTCGAGCGCACCTATAAATTGCCGCGCTCGCCACACGGCCTCCACACTGCCACGCATACTCTCCTCGCTACTCTGCCGCCGCTTGCTCGCCTCTTCGTCGCCCCCACCATCACGCGCCGCCGTGGATCGTCTGGCTACCGCGGCGTCCGCGAGCACCCCGACGGCACCTACTACGCCGAGATCCAGTCTGGCGACGTCCGGCTCGGCCTCGGCACTTTCCGGACCACGCACGAGGCCGCCCGCGCGtacgacgcggcggcgtggcgcctaGAGAGGCCGCCGACGCAGATGAACTTCCACGATATCCTCACGCGCGAGTAGGGGCAGGACGTAGCCCCTCCGCCTCGTCTTATCACGGACCAGGACCGTGCGGAGCACCGTCGGCGacagcgccgcctcctcgtcgctgAGGAGGACGAGCGAGCCATGGCGGAGTGGAGCCGGCACCACCCGGAGGACGTCGCGGCGGAGCACGCCTTCTGGGCGGAAAGGACGGCAAAGCGCCGCGTGGAGCGGTTGGAGAGGCATCGGCAGAAGGCCCTGACAATATCGCAGTGCGATATCGTTGAGGCAGGTGGGGTGTCGATCTTTGAGGATAATGATCCTCGTTGGAAGGACATGTGGATCGATACCTCGGACAACACCAGTTCGGATGAGGACGAGGACGACTCGGAGTAGGGTGTAGTCGCACCATAGTTTATGTAGTTGCACCGTAGTATGTAGTTGCACTGTAGTTTTATCTATCTATATTATCGATCTATGCTATGAACTATAAAAATATCTATGTATCGTTTTTATTATCTATGAAATATGTATCGTTTTAGCGCGATATGTATGCAATGTTTCGTGCGATAGTGCGCGCTGCATTTCAACGCGCCTGCTAGAGCTACGCACGCGCGTTAAATTTTAGCGCGGCTGCTGGAGCCAGCACTGCCGGCCGCGCTTTTTCAAGCAATGGGCGCGCTATAAAGTACTTTTTAACGCGCCGCGCGTTCTGcagctgttggagatgctctcaCACATATTTTCTTTCATTTAAATGCACGTGCAAATCATTCACATCATCAGGCGCGTGCAAACAATTAACGCTTCACATCATCAAGCGCCACACAACCATTCAACTTTTCAGTTTTTAGTACTTTCCACCACATGCAAGGCCTCGACATTATCAAGCACATGAAAGCCCTTCCCTTAACATGATCAGGTAACCCCGACCTAACACAAGCGGTCAGGTAACCCAGAAGCCCAGGTGATGAACACATCATGTTCAGACACCGTAATGCCCCAATTTCGGGGGAAGACATGTAAAACGGAATAGCCCTACCGTCCATATTAAGGCATGGAACTAGTCAGTATCTTTCTTAACAAAAATGTCGAAAGATAGATCGAAGGGTCTACCACCCTGGTATCGAACTTGCATTGTATAAGAGGCTACAAAGTGCTTCCAGCAGACACAAAAATAACAAAATTAGACACAGAGTACGGCCAGAATCCCTTTGAAGCGACTGATGACGAACACACGAGTACACGACCCAACTCTGCTGAGTTTGAAATCATATCAAGCATGTAACTGCCGCTGCTGGACCGCCGCCAAATCAGCTCTCAGATGCAGCACACCATCGATGAAGAGGTTGTCATCGGCAATGAACGTTGACCATGGAACGCCAAAAAGATCATCGCATTGTTCCAACAAATGACGGGTGAAGGTGCCCTTACACCTGTACTTGCTCTCAAATTTTCCCGACGATCTTATCCTTGCAGCAAATTCAATATCTACTGTCAAATCTGTTGAACCCAATCCCATTAAGCAGAGGCCAAAGGTGCACACCTTACTCTGCTCATCCATTGTACAGACTGGGTTGAGTTGCATGTTCCCATCCCACCCTGCAAGCTGGAAGCCACGCGACCGTACAGCTCCAGACAGGAAGAGTCGGGAGCACTCCTCGCGTGTTAGATCCAGGTAAACAATAACCTGTGGGCAGGGTCGATCAAAAGCAACCAATTTCACAGGTTTGAACTTGTAAGCTCGTTCAGTAAATTGCCAACAGGTTGTTATGTCTGCTGCAAGAGCACCTTCCATCTGTTTTGGGCCAGCCTTTTGTAGAAGTGCCTTGGCAATACGCTTAGCTACTTGCTCATGGTCTATATCATCATCAGTGCATGTTAGGATATCCTCAAGTGACGGACGTGTCATATAACTGAAGCGGACCAGCGGAAGTAAACGACAACTCAAGATCTCACGTCTTTCCTCCAATTCTGGGTATCGTGCACGGGCCCATGTGAGCATAAATTTATATATGCAATCTTCAGATGCTACTTGTAGGTCGGTACTTGACAAGATGGCTTCAATCCCAGCAAGAGGGAAGTTCATCAATTCACGTCTGAACCTGAAATGAGACAAACCATGTCATAAGTACACCAAATGCATGATTTTGTGACATCAATGTCTACAGTTTTCTTTAAAAAGGGAAAAAACATGGCTCCATTAATTGGGCATCACTAACTTATGAAAATTCTTGTGCTTGTTGGCAAGGAATTCCTTGGCAACATCAATCACATGCTGGACCTCAGCAACCATTAAAGTCGAGCAAGGGTGGTCTATGTAGAGCAGTGCAGATTCTGTGGTCATAGGCAAGCTTGTGAGCAGCTGACTGCAACGCCTCATGCAAGAGATAACCTCAAACTTGTCTGCAGCCATCAAGATGTCGAGCACAAGAGTGGGCTCAGTTATTGTCAACTTCCCACTGTACATATAGCTTAAAAGTTCCATAAGGGCAATTTCCTCTGTTCCAAGTAGAATGAAAACAGAAAAACCGTAAGAGAATAGTTCAATACAGAGGTAAACAAAAAAGGACAATCTTTTTGTACCCAAAATGATTGTTTAAGTTGACTATTGACTTACAGTATTGAAAAAAGCTCCATGTGAGATTACCCTTTTCCTATCACGGAAAAAAATGTATACTACTATAGAAAACTTATAGTTTGCGGAATCCAAACAATCTCAACCATTCCATACAATCTTTCCTAATGGCTCATAAATTACATTTGACCTTGAAGATTACCTCATAATTGCATATCAAAAAGAGACTTAAGACAGAGCTAATCCCGAATTAAGAGAGAGTCAGTTAATCCACAAAATGCCCACATTGATAACTAAAAGAGACGACAGGCATCAGGGATATTAAGATAGTGCATGGTACATTCAATATATACCATAATAAGCATGTTTTTCTTAAAAAATATAGTAACACAACCACAATAGCAAATTAGCCTAAAATATGAGGGGGAATGTTATAATTAAGCTATCACATTACCTGAATTGGCAATCCTAATCCTTGGATGGGTCTGATTATCAGATTCTTTCATGCCATTCGAGAAAAGCTAAGAAACATGAAGCTTATCAGAAACTTGAAATGACTGTACAACATGCAGTTCATATGGTTATAAAAAATACCTTTAGAAAGAAAGGACTTTGAAGTGTGGTGGGTTTGGGAAATTTCTGGATAACTCTCTTCCTCTCTAGTCTGTACAATACATATACTGGTTTACATGGGCCATGTGGGCCAGATTCACACATATACAGCCCAACACTCCCCCTCAAGATGGGTGATAGATATCTATCATTCCCATCTTGTCACACGCAGAATTACACTCCTTGACACTTAAACCCTTAGTTAAACAATCAGCCACTTGTTCTCTAGAGCTCACATAACTTATCCTGATTATGCCATCATCTAACTTCTCCTTGATGAAGAAGCGGTCTATCTCGACATGCTTGGTTCTGTCATGCTGAACTGGATTATTAGCAATGCTGATAGCTGATTTATTATCACACCATAACCTTAGGGGATCCTTCCTTATTACCTTTAACTCAGAGAGAAGATTTCTTACCCATAACATCTCACTCAAGCCTTGTGAAATAGCTCTATATTCAGCTTCAGCTGTTGATTTGGACACCACTGGCTGCTTCTTACTTCGCCATGACACCAAGTTTCCCCCAACAAACACACAATAACCAGAAGTTGATCTTCTGTCATCCAAACAACTTCCCCAGTCTGCATCACAGTATCCATCTATATTAAGATGCCCATTCTTCTTAAACCATAGCCCCCTTCCTGGATTACCCTTCAGATATCGGAGGATTCGATAGACAGCCTCTAAGTGTCCACTCCTAGGATCATGCATGTATCTGCTCACCACACTCACTGCATATGAGATATCGGGTCGTGTATGACATAGGTAGATGAGCCTTCCAACAAGTCTCTGGTACTTCTCCTTATCCACTGGTTCCCCAGATTCAGCACATAACTTATGATTCTGGTCAATAGGTGTTGAAGCAGGCCTACACCCAAGCATGCCTGTATCACTAAGCAAGTTGAGAGCATACTTCCGTTGTGACAGAACAATTCCTTTAGGGGATCTAGCAATTTCTATACCAAGAAAGTACTTCAGTTGGCCTAAATNNNNNNNNNNNNNNNNNNNNNNNNNNNNNNNNNNNNNNNNNNNNNNNNNNNNNNNNNNNNNNNNNNNNNNNNNNNNNNNNNNNNNNNNNNNNNNNNNNNNNNNNNNNNNNNNNNNNNNNNNNNNNNNNNNNNNNNNNNNNNNNNNNNNNNNNNNNNNNNNNNNNNNNNNNNNNNNNNNNNNNNNNNNNNNNNNNNNNNNNNNNNNNNNNNNNNNNNNNNNNNNNNNNNNNNNNNNNNNNNNNNNNNNNNNNNNNNNNNNNNNNNNNNNNNNNNNNNNNNNNNNNNNNNNNNNNNNNNNNNNNNNNNNNNNNNNNNNNNNNNNNNNNNNNNNNNNNNNNNNNNNNNNNNNNNNNNNNNNNNNNNNNNNNNNNNNNNNNNNNNNNNNNNNNNNNNNNNNNNNNNNNNNNNNNNNNNNNNNNNNNNNNNNNNNNNNNNNNNNNNNNNNNNNNNNNNNNNNNNNNNNNNNNNNNNNNNNNNNNNNNNNNNNNNNNNNNNNNNNNNNNNNNNNNNNNNNNNNNNNNNNNNNNNNNNNNNNNNNNNNNNNNNNNNNNNNNNNNNNNNNNNNNNNNNNNNNNNNNNNNNNNNNNNNNNNNNNNNNNNNNNNNNNNNNNNNNNNNNNNNNNNNNNNNNNNNNNNNNNNNNNNNNNNNNNNNNNNNNNNNNNNNNNNNNNNNNNNNNNNNNNNNNNNNNNNNNNNNNNNNNNNNNNNNNNNNNNNNNNNNNNNNNNNNNNNNNNNNNNNNNNNNNNNNNNNNNNNNNNNNNNNNNNNNNNNNNNNNNNNNNNNNNNNNNNNNNNNNNNNNNNNNNNNNNNNNNNNNNNNNNNNNNNNNNNNNNNNNNNNNNNNNNNNNNNNNNNNNNNNNNNNNNNNNNNNNNNNNNNNNNNNNNNNNNNNNNNNNNNNNNNNNNNNNNNNNNNNNNNNNNNNNNNNNNNNNNNNNNNNNNNNNNNNNNNNNNNNNNNNNNNNNNNNNNNNNNNNNNNNNNNNNNNNNNNNNNNNNNNNCGACGATGGGGGCGGGCGGCATCGAGGCAGGAACGAgggcggtgcggggcggcgcagggacgagggcgacggcgacgggggcgggccggggcggcgcgcggcgcgggcgacggcgacgatgggcgcgggcgacggcgacgatgggggCGGGCGGCGTGGGGGCAACTGCAGGATGAGAATGAAAAAATGCTAAGTGCTTTCTTATATAGAAcaggctttagtcccggttcgtggcagcaaccgggaccaaaggtgggcattagtcccggttggtggcaccaaccgggaccaatgcccttgtgCGCCCCGCGCctagaagtttagtcccacatcgctagctgaagggcgccgatactggtttataagcgctgctctGCCTCCCCTttcgagctcctctcaaatgcaggctttcgggcctaaactgctactgcctgtgggcctattgggcctctgcgggcctgaatcctggcccatgtagggtttctagtcgtattcaggccgtggaggcccagtaggtggcattttttttggttttttcttttctatttctacatttttttggttttttatttttttgtttctacttaaaactaaataattacagtttttttagtgatttctttttgcttttaggtcacaaaaattataaactttctgttagtgccattagttttaaattttaaatagtttaaatttgaatttttaaaaatttgtgtgaatcactagtttatgaataacttactataaaattagaattttttttctatttattttttatttctacttacaactaaatacttacagttttttagtgatttctttttgcttttaggtcacaaaaattataaactttctgttagtgccattagttttaaattttaaatagtttaaatttgaatttttaaaaat encodes:
- the LOC125554925 gene encoding BTB/POZ domain-containing protein At2g46260-like, which gives rise to MKESDNQTHPRIRIANSEEIALMELLSYMYSGKLTITEPTLVLDILMAADKFEVISCMRRCSQLLTSLPMTTESALLYIDHPCSTLMVAEVQHVIDVAKEFLANKHKNFHKFRRELMNFPLAGIEAILSSTDLQVASEDCIYKFMLTWARARYPELEERREILSCRLLPLVRFSYMTRPSLEDILTCTDDDIDHEQVAKRIAKALLQKAGPKQMEGALAADITTCWQFTERAYKFKPVKLVAFDRPCPQVIVYLDLTREECSRLFLSGAVRSRGFQLAGWDGNMQLNPVCTMDEQSKVCTFGLCLMGLGSTDLTVDIEFAARIRSSGKFESKYRCKGTFTRHLLEQCDDLFGVPWSTFIADDNLFIDGVLHLRADLAAVQQRQLHA